The following coding sequences lie in one Sinorhizobium fredii USDA 257 genomic window:
- a CDS encoding GGDEF/EAL domain-containing response regulator → MTSDPFQFSESAVLIIGERGPKLSTVVESVKGAGFSIRVAECATMAQQIQRFKPDRILYDVADGRDHRLPEIEDIGATPIIHLVHPDDRENAFAAGATDCLVKPICVEELLARVKTHLELRITRGQLDLRNMQFATTLENIGQGVCFFDADQRLILSNRRYAEVYGLPPDMIKPGMTLSEISELRYAVGACPVVPHDEYLAWCDSVNSNSTPQDWLAELKSGKVILVHHERTSDGGWVSTHEDITEHRNAERQIAHLALHDPLTGLPNRAALMHKLDGLLEQHGAQGSDFAVLCLDLDRFKEVNDLFGHNVGDLVLCTAARRLCAVADSAFVARLGGDEFIVLAEADASSAAQLAERVVAALGEDAEIEGTRIRLGTSLGVALFPADGDSASILVGNADAALYRAKADGRGAARFFEPQMDRWLREQRAMQRDLHEAISKQQLSIVYQPQANIGGDIVGFEALLRWNHPTRGNVPPTVFIPIAEESSLMIEIGEWVLREACREAASWGRKLRVAVNLSPLQFKHGDLSVLIQSVLAETGLEPSRLELEITESVLIDDFDRTISTLGRLKAFGVRIAIDDFGTGYSSLSYLQAFPFDKIKIDQSFVRNIGRSQSAAIIRAVIGLGRGLNLPIIAEGVESADQLTFLTREDCDQVQGYLVGRPRPISDYAKYVMLADEPEQHAQTRSGSISRQQRPSADLR, encoded by the coding sequence ATGACTTCCGATCCTTTTCAATTCTCCGAGAGCGCCGTCTTGATCATTGGAGAGCGGGGGCCGAAACTATCGACCGTAGTGGAGTCTGTGAAAGGCGCCGGGTTCTCGATCCGCGTCGCCGAATGCGCAACCATGGCGCAGCAAATCCAACGGTTCAAGCCGGACCGGATCCTGTATGATGTTGCCGACGGTCGTGATCATAGACTGCCGGAGATTGAGGATATCGGCGCGACACCGATCATCCACCTCGTCCATCCAGACGATCGAGAAAACGCTTTTGCGGCCGGCGCCACGGACTGCTTGGTTAAGCCAATTTGTGTCGAGGAACTCCTGGCGCGTGTGAAAACCCACCTTGAGTTGCGCATAACACGAGGGCAGCTCGACCTCCGCAATATGCAATTCGCCACAACGCTCGAAAATATCGGCCAGGGCGTCTGTTTTTTTGACGCCGACCAACGGCTGATACTGTCTAATCGACGATATGCGGAGGTGTATGGATTACCGCCGGATATGATCAAGCCCGGCATGACATTGAGCGAGATTTCGGAATTGCGATACGCCGTTGGCGCGTGTCCGGTTGTCCCGCACGATGAGTACCTGGCTTGGTGCGATTCCGTTAACTCCAACTCAACTCCCCAGGACTGGTTAGCGGAGTTGAAGTCGGGCAAGGTCATTCTGGTTCATCATGAGAGAACATCCGACGGTGGATGGGTATCTACGCACGAGGATATAACCGAGCATCGAAACGCGGAACGTCAGATAGCGCATCTGGCGCTGCACGATCCACTTACTGGTCTGCCCAATCGCGCCGCCCTGATGCACAAACTCGATGGGTTGCTAGAACAACACGGCGCGCAAGGATCGGACTTTGCGGTCCTGTGCCTTGACCTCGACCGGTTCAAGGAGGTGAACGACCTCTTCGGTCATAATGTCGGTGATCTGGTTCTTTGCACTGCCGCCAGGCGACTTTGCGCGGTTGCCGACAGTGCGTTCGTCGCGCGGCTTGGCGGTGATGAATTCATTGTTCTCGCAGAAGCCGACGCAAGCTCTGCCGCACAGCTCGCTGAGCGGGTAGTCGCTGCTTTGGGAGAGGACGCGGAGATCGAGGGGACCCGCATCAGACTGGGTACCAGCCTGGGTGTAGCGCTGTTCCCGGCGGATGGCGACAGCGCCAGTATTCTCGTCGGCAATGCCGATGCGGCGCTCTATCGCGCAAAAGCCGACGGGCGCGGCGCTGCCCGATTTTTTGAACCCCAGATGGACAGGTGGTTGCGAGAACAGCGAGCCATGCAACGTGATCTGCATGAGGCGATTTCCAAACAGCAACTGTCGATCGTTTATCAGCCGCAGGCGAACATTGGCGGGGACATTGTCGGCTTCGAAGCCCTGTTGCGATGGAACCATCCGACCCGCGGCAATGTCCCTCCGACAGTCTTCATACCGATTGCCGAAGAGAGCAGTCTCATGATCGAGATCGGGGAGTGGGTACTGCGGGAAGCCTGCAGGGAGGCGGCTTCATGGGGTCGTAAACTTCGTGTGGCGGTCAACTTGTCGCCTTTACAATTTAAACACGGCGACCTCTCTGTCCTTATTCAATCCGTTCTCGCCGAGACCGGTCTTGAACCCTCGCGGTTGGAGCTCGAGATTACCGAAAGCGTTTTGATCGATGACTTTGACCGGACCATATCGACATTAGGTCGACTTAAGGCATTCGGTGTGCGGATTGCGATTGACGATTTCGGAACCGGTTATTCCTCGCTCTCCTATCTGCAGGCCTTCCCGTTCGACAAGATTAAGATCGACCAGTCGTTTGTCCGTAATATCGGCCGTTCTCAGTCAGCAGCCATTATTCGAGCGGTGATAGGACTCGGTCGGGGGCTGAATCTGCCTATCATCGCAGAGGGTGTTGAATCGGCGGATCAACTTACTTTCTTGACCCGGGAGGACTGCGATCAGGTCCAAGGCTATTTGGTAGGGCGGCCTCGCCCCATTTCAGATTATGCCAAATACGTTATGCTGGCGGATGAGCCGGAGCAGCATGCGCAAACCCGGTCGGGCTCGATCAGCCGCCAGCAACGCCCTTCCGCCGATCTCCGTTGA
- a CDS encoding high-affinity nickel-transporter, translating to MLWIAFFRPPHVHGEREGVAVGFMAGLIPCPLTLFVMTFAMSRRARSRDHVRVRHDDGVALPLSSVALATVFFRMRIEKVLATRHALLAKISKLVEALTGLVLVIIALREILIR from the coding sequence ATGCTGTGGATTGCCTTCTTCCGGCCGCCGCATGTGCACGGCGAAAGGGAAGGTGTCGCCGTCGGCTTCATGGCCGGCCTGATCCCTTGTCCGTTGACGCTGTTCGTCATGACCTTCGCCATGTCGCGGCGTGCCCGAAGCCGGGATCATGTTCGCGTTCGTCATGATGACGGGGTGGCACTCCCCCTCTCCAGCGTGGCACTCGCGACCGTCTTCTTCCGGATGCGGATCGAGAAAGTGCTCGCCACCCGGCACGCTCTGTTGGCCAAGATATCGAAGCTTGTCGAGGCCCTCACCGGTCTGGTCCTAGTGATCATCGCATTGCGGGAGATCCTCATTCGTTGA
- a CDS encoding ABC transporter ATP-binding protein, with the protein MSDIRVHNIWMEYGDQIVLESISLDIASGAFVSVVGPSGCGKSTFLRMILGQERPTRGIITLDGVALPAEPGPDRGVVFQRYSVFPHLTVLENVLIAFEFAASPFMAKLFGTRRRAASEKAEALLEAVGLSGHARKFPSALSGGQQQRLAIAQALAREPKVLLLDEPFGALDPGTRAQMHALIKPLWRERGVTVIMVTHDLKEAFGLGTRLLAFDKPRIDPQAPERYGARIIYDLDLSRDGPVPILGFSRPIKTTFHETKRSMPDA; encoded by the coding sequence ATGAGCGATATCCGGGTCCATAATATCTGGATGGAATATGGCGACCAGATCGTGCTCGAAAGCATCTCGCTCGATATCGCCTCCGGTGCATTCGTCTCGGTCGTCGGCCCCTCGGGCTGTGGCAAATCCACCTTCCTCCGAATGATTCTCGGACAGGAGCGGCCGACGCGCGGCATCATAACGCTCGATGGAGTAGCGCTGCCGGCCGAGCCGGGGCCGGACCGCGGCGTGGTCTTCCAGCGCTACTCGGTGTTTCCGCATCTCACCGTGCTTGAGAACGTCCTGATCGCCTTCGAATTTGCCGCAAGCCCGTTCATGGCCAAGCTGTTCGGAACCAGGAGAAGGGCGGCGAGCGAGAAGGCGGAGGCGCTTCTCGAAGCGGTCGGCCTTAGCGGGCACGCGCGGAAGTTTCCGAGCGCCCTTTCCGGCGGTCAGCAGCAGCGGCTGGCGATCGCCCAGGCGCTCGCCAGGGAACCGAAAGTGCTGCTGCTCGACGAGCCCTTCGGCGCGCTTGACCCCGGCACGCGGGCGCAGATGCACGCGCTGATCAAGCCGCTATGGCGCGAGCGCGGCGTGACCGTGATCATGGTCACCCACGATCTCAAGGAAGCCTTCGGCCTCGGCACGCGGCTGCTCGCCTTCGACAAGCCACGCATCGATCCGCAAGCGCCGGAGCGCTACGGCGCCCGCATCATCTACGACCTCGATTTGAGCCGCGACGGCCCCGTCCCGATTCTCGGCTTTTCGCGGCCGATCAAAACGACATTCCACGAAACGAAAAGGAGCATGCCCGATGCGTGA
- the chrA gene encoding chromate efflux transporter, with protein sequence MTETANRAAPATARQEYAHGIPFGEAVRVWARIAALSFGGPAGQIAVMHRILVDEKRWIGEHRFLHALNYCMLLPGPEAQQLAVYIGWLLHRTAGGLVAGTLFVLPGFLAILGLSYIYAAFGNVTVVEGLFFGLKAAVLAVVIHAVFRIGSRALKNRLMLGIAAAAFIAIFFFRVPFPLIILAAGIIGYIGGRSGSPLFRIGGGHKAGTGPVLKDEDSLLGEETPAHARPNLSWSLRVSAVFFAIWLVPLALLTAFLGVDNVFTQIGLFFSQMAVVTFGGAYAVLAYVAQEAVQHYGWLKPGEMLDGLGMAETTPGPLIMVVQFVGFMGAYRDPGSLNPMTAATLAAILTTWVTFVPCFLWIFLGAPFIERLRNNVALTGAMSAITAAVVGVILNLAVWFGLHTLFSEVVTWKLGWFALDVPNPSSLVLPSLLLTAAAAVAIFRYQVSIIATLLACAIAGLVWTVGANALI encoded by the coding sequence ATGACCGAGACTGCAAACAGGGCCGCGCCGGCTACGGCGCGGCAAGAATACGCTCACGGCATTCCCTTCGGTGAAGCCGTCCGGGTGTGGGCGAGGATCGCGGCCCTGAGCTTCGGCGGTCCGGCCGGACAGATCGCGGTGATGCACCGCATCCTCGTCGACGAGAAGCGCTGGATCGGCGAGCACCGTTTTCTGCATGCCTTGAACTACTGCATGTTGCTGCCCGGACCCGAGGCGCAGCAGCTTGCCGTCTATATCGGCTGGCTGCTGCACCGCACCGCCGGCGGCCTCGTCGCCGGGACGCTGTTCGTGCTGCCGGGCTTCCTCGCCATCCTGGGCTTAAGCTACATCTACGCCGCCTTTGGCAATGTCACCGTTGTTGAGGGGCTGTTCTTCGGCCTGAAGGCCGCGGTGCTCGCCGTCGTCATCCATGCCGTGTTCCGCATCGGTAGCAGGGCGCTCAAGAACCGGCTGATGCTCGGCATCGCCGCAGCCGCTTTCATCGCCATCTTCTTCTTCCGCGTCCCATTCCCGCTGATTATTCTGGCGGCGGGCATCATCGGCTACATCGGCGGCCGCTCCGGTTCGCCGCTCTTCCGGATCGGCGGCGGTCACAAGGCGGGGACTGGCCCGGTGCTCAAGGACGAGGATTCGCTGCTCGGCGAGGAAACCCCGGCGCATGCCCGTCCGAACCTTTCCTGGTCGCTTCGGGTTTCGGCGGTGTTCTTCGCGATCTGGCTCGTCCCACTGGCGCTGCTGACCGCCTTTCTTGGCGTGGACAATGTCTTTACCCAGATCGGGCTGTTCTTCAGCCAGATGGCCGTCGTCACCTTCGGCGGAGCCTACGCCGTGCTCGCCTATGTCGCCCAGGAGGCGGTTCAGCATTACGGCTGGCTGAAACCCGGCGAGATGCTCGACGGCCTCGGCATGGCCGAGACGACACCGGGCCCTCTGATCATGGTCGTCCAGTTCGTCGGATTCATGGGAGCCTACCGTGATCCGGGATCGCTGAACCCGATGACGGCGGCGACGCTCGCGGCGATCCTGACGACCTGGGTGACCTTCGTGCCGTGCTTCCTCTGGATTTTCCTCGGAGCGCCCTTCATCGAGCGCCTTCGCAACAACGTAGCGCTGACGGGCGCGATGTCTGCGATCACCGCCGCCGTCGTCGGCGTGATCCTCAACCTTGCTGTCTGGTTCGGCCTGCACACACTGTTTTCGGAGGTGGTGACGTGGAAGCTCGGATGGTTCGCCCTCGACGTTCCCAATCCATCCTCACTGGTATTGCCATCACTCCTGCTGACAGCGGCGGCCGCGGTCGCAATCTTCCGCTATCAGGTTTCGATCATCGCGACGCTGCTCGCCTGCGCCATCGCCGGGCTTGTTTGGACAGTCGGAGCAAATGCCTTGATTTAG
- a CDS encoding agmatinase family protein codes for MREPPSRQSRRAGPLATSGRERRHHPDFNMLDSQGWKALEAEAKLAGKGWGREKKWALDMGLPGSESLTDKSIPTFARGELPHFAGINTFLKAPYVENVRDVGKYDAAVLGIPFDSGTTYRPGTRFGPQGIRRISALYTPYNYEMGVDLREQMTLCDAGDVFTIPANLEKSFDQITRGVAHVFSSGALPIMLGGDHSIGFPCVRGIAECTSKRIGIIHFDRHIDIQEKDLDERMHTTPWFWATNLPNVSPKNLVQLGIGGWQVPRDGVKVARERGTNVLTIDDIEKLGPEKTAEIALELAWKDADAVYISFDVDSIDCGFVPGTGWPEPGGFLPREALKILGLVAAEGLCGLEVVEVSPPYDTSDITALFGVRVVVEALGSLVAHGKLGSHKHLIDKPVSF; via the coding sequence ATGCGTGAACCCCCAAGCCGCCAGTCCCGTCGCGCCGGCCCACTCGCGACGTCAGGTCGCGAGCGCCGCCACCACCCGGATTTCAACATGCTCGACAGCCAGGGCTGGAAGGCGCTCGAGGCGGAAGCAAAGCTTGCCGGCAAGGGCTGGGGACGGGAAAAGAAATGGGCACTCGACATGGGGCTGCCGGGATCGGAGAGTCTGACGGACAAGTCGATCCCGACCTTCGCGCGGGGCGAGCTGCCGCATTTCGCCGGCATCAACACGTTCCTGAAGGCGCCCTACGTCGAAAACGTGCGCGATGTCGGCAAATACGATGCTGCCGTGCTCGGCATCCCTTTCGACAGCGGCACGACCTATCGTCCGGGCACGCGCTTCGGACCGCAGGGCATCCGTCGGATCTCCGCGCTGTATACACCCTATAATTACGAGATGGGTGTGGATCTGCGCGAGCAGATGACGCTCTGCGATGCCGGCGACGTCTTCACCATTCCGGCCAATCTGGAAAAGAGCTTCGACCAGATCACCCGCGGCGTCGCCCATGTCTTTTCCTCCGGCGCGCTGCCGATCATGCTCGGCGGCGACCACTCGATCGGCTTTCCCTGCGTGCGCGGCATTGCCGAATGCACCTCGAAACGCATCGGCATCATCCATTTCGATCGCCACATCGATATCCAGGAAAAGGATCTCGACGAACGCATGCACACGACGCCCTGGTTCTGGGCGACCAATCTGCCGAACGTCTCGCCGAAAAATCTCGTCCAGCTCGGTATCGGCGGCTGGCAGGTGCCGCGCGACGGCGTGAAGGTGGCGCGCGAGCGCGGCACCAACGTGCTGACGATCGACGACATTGAAAAGCTCGGTCCGGAGAAGACCGCGGAGATTGCGCTCGAACTCGCCTGGAAGGACGCGGACGCCGTCTACATCTCTTTCGACGTCGACAGTATCGATTGCGGCTTCGTGCCCGGCACCGGCTGGCCGGAACCGGGCGGTTTCCTGCCGCGCGAAGCGCTGAAGATTCTCGGCCTGGTCGCGGCAGAAGGGCTCTGCGGCCTTGAGGTCGTGGAGGTCAGCCCGCCGTACGACACCTCCGACATCACGGCGCTTTTCGGCGTACGGGTGGTGGTGGAGGCGCTTGGCTCGCTCGTAGCGCATGGCAAGCTCGGCTCCCACAAGCACCTGATCGACAAGCCGGTGAGTTTCTGA
- a CDS encoding putative urea ABC transporter substrate-binding protein, which translates to MRFGNGRFGFRTLSAALGLSLSLLAGGAHAEPKKEFNIAWTIYVGWMPWPYAADAGIVKKWADKYGITINVKQINDYVESINQYTAGGFDGVTATNMDGLTIPAAGGVDTTILIIGDFSNGNDGIVSRTANTPAELKGESINLVELSVSHYLLARALETAGLSEKDVTIVNTSDADMVAAFKSPETSTVVTWNPLLAEVKAEPGSAALFDSTQIPGEIIDTLMVNTEVLKDNPDFGKALAGIWYETMSVLTDPGEKGNAARAAMGAMSGTDLAGFEAQLAATKLFATPQEAVAFAESEDLVKTMDLVRTFSFDHGLLGDGAPDKDIVGIAFPGGQVLGSADNVKLRFDASYMKLAAEGSL; encoded by the coding sequence ATGCGTTTCGGAAATGGCAGATTCGGTTTTCGTACCCTCTCGGCCGCCCTCGGCCTTTCGCTCTCGCTTCTAGCCGGCGGGGCGCATGCGGAGCCGAAGAAGGAATTCAATATCGCCTGGACGATCTATGTCGGTTGGATGCCATGGCCCTATGCGGCGGATGCCGGTATCGTGAAGAAATGGGCCGACAAATACGGCATCACCATCAACGTCAAGCAGATCAACGACTACGTCGAGTCGATCAACCAGTACACTGCCGGCGGCTTCGACGGCGTGACAGCGACGAACATGGATGGCCTGACCATTCCAGCCGCCGGCGGCGTCGACACGACGATCCTGATCATCGGCGACTTTTCCAACGGCAATGACGGCATCGTCTCCAGGACCGCGAATACGCCCGCCGAGCTCAAGGGTGAGAGCATCAATCTCGTCGAACTGTCGGTCTCGCACTACCTGCTTGCGCGCGCTCTCGAAACGGCGGGGCTTTCCGAAAAGGACGTGACGATCGTCAACACCTCCGATGCCGACATGGTCGCCGCCTTCAAGTCGCCTGAAACCTCGACGGTGGTCACCTGGAACCCGCTGCTCGCCGAGGTCAAGGCCGAACCCGGTTCCGCCGCGCTGTTCGATTCCACGCAAATTCCAGGCGAGATCATCGACACGTTGATGGTCAACACCGAGGTGCTCAAGGACAATCCCGACTTCGGCAAGGCACTCGCCGGCATCTGGTACGAGACGATGTCGGTCCTGACGGACCCGGGCGAGAAGGGTAACGCCGCACGCGCCGCGATGGGAGCGATGTCCGGCACGGACCTTGCCGGCTTCGAGGCCCAGCTTGCGGCGACCAAGCTGTTCGCGACACCTCAGGAGGCGGTCGCATTCGCCGAGAGCGAGGATCTCGTCAAGACCATGGACCTGGTGCGCACCTTCTCCTTCGATCATGGCCTTCTCGGCGACGGCGCCCCGGACAAGGACATCGTCGGCATCGCCTTCCCGGGCGGCCAGGTGCTGGGTTCGGCCGACAATGTGAAGCTGCGCTTCGACGCCAGCTACATGAAGCTCGCCGCCGAAGGCTCGCTCTGA
- a CDS encoding ABC transporter permease: protein MRRAINIVPGSGTRILLALLPFLLIAYLYVVVSAERRTANPGDKLLPPIAEMATSMDRLATEPDRRSGDLTLWSDTAASLQRLFIGLGVAAAVGLVLGLTLGLLPVASAGLSPLVAVISMIPPMAILPVLFIVFGLGELSKIVLIVIGIAPFLVRDLAMTVGAIPREQIVKAQTLGASTWQLTLRVALPQAMPRLIEALRLSLGPAFLFLISAEAIAAESGLGYRIFLVRRYLAMDVILPYVAWITLIAYLLDSLLAWLARRVFPWAYVQEARL from the coding sequence ATGCGACGTGCCATCAATATCGTCCCGGGATCGGGAACGCGGATCCTGCTTGCCCTCCTGCCGTTTCTGCTGATCGCCTACCTCTATGTCGTCGTTTCGGCGGAACGGCGGACCGCAAATCCGGGCGACAAGCTGCTGCCGCCGATCGCGGAAATGGCGACAAGCATGGACCGGCTGGCGACCGAGCCCGACCGGCGGTCGGGAGACTTGACCCTTTGGTCGGATACCGCGGCGAGCCTCCAGCGACTGTTCATCGGCCTCGGTGTGGCCGCCGCCGTCGGCCTGGTGCTTGGGTTGACGCTCGGTCTATTGCCAGTGGCGAGTGCTGGTCTGTCACCGCTCGTCGCCGTCATTTCGATGATCCCGCCGATGGCGATCCTGCCGGTGCTCTTCATCGTCTTCGGCCTCGGTGAACTCTCCAAGATCGTGCTGATCGTGATCGGCATCGCGCCCTTTCTCGTCCGCGATCTCGCCATGACCGTTGGCGCCATCCCCCGCGAACAGATCGTCAAGGCGCAGACGCTCGGCGCCTCGACCTGGCAACTGACGTTGCGCGTGGCATTGCCGCAGGCGATGCCGCGGCTTATCGAAGCCTTGAGGCTCTCGCTCGGCCCGGCCTTCCTCTTCCTCATCTCGGCCGAAGCGATCGCCGCCGAGAGCGGCCTCGGCTACCGCATTTTCCTCGTCCGGCGCTATCTCGCCATGGACGTGATCCTTCCTTACGTCGCCTGGATCACGCTCATCGCCTACCTCCTCGACTCGCTGCTGGCATGGCTCGCCCGGCGTGTCTTCCCCTGGGCCTATGTCCAGGAGGCCCGCTTATGA
- a CDS encoding HupE/UreJ family protein produces the protein MNFRILTALVALLATLPAQALAHTGGDHVHSMASGLYHPFSGVDHPLAMAAVGLIAARLGGPALWRLPLAFIAAMVTGAAFAMAGMTMPLIETAILASVVLLGATLIANANVPLALAVTGAAAFGCFHGFAHGAEGPAGAPVGYILGFIGGTATLHVAGIAACLKLARYGAVATAALRIAGAAIMGAGIGLAYFA, from the coding sequence ATGAACTTCAGGATTCTGACCGCGCTCGTCGCCCTTCTCGCCACCCTGCCCGCTCAGGCCCTGGCCCATACCGGCGGCGACCATGTCCACAGCATGGCGAGCGGCCTCTATCACCCCTTTTCCGGCGTCGACCACCCGCTGGCTATGGCCGCCGTCGGACTGATCGCCGCGCGGCTCGGCGGACCGGCGCTGTGGCGGCTGCCGCTCGCTTTCATCGCGGCCATGGTGACGGGTGCTGCGTTTGCCATGGCCGGCATGACAATGCCGCTCATCGAAACGGCGATCCTCGCCTCCGTCGTTCTCTTGGGCGCGACGCTGATCGCGAACGCAAACGTGCCGCTCGCCCTCGCGGTCACGGGCGCAGCCGCCTTCGGCTGCTTCCACGGTTTCGCTCATGGAGCGGAGGGGCCGGCGGGAGCCCCGGTCGGCTACATCCTCGGTTTCATCGGGGGAACGGCGACCCTGCACGTGGCCGGAATCGCCGCTTGCCTTAAGCTTGCCCGATACGGCGCGGTCGCCACGGCGGCGCTTCGCATCGCCGGCGCGGCGATCATGGGCGCCGGTATCGGGTTGGCCTATTTCGCCTGA
- a CDS encoding MFS transporter has protein sequence MLRIHPATFLFAARALRDIGDGFVAVLLPIYLLALGFTPLEVGVIATASLLGSALLTICVGFLGARHDHRQLLLAGASLMIATGVAFAVVHDYALLLVIAFAGTINPSAGSVSVFVPLEHAVLTREVTERERTRMFARYSLVGAFAGAIGGLAAAVPDLLGPIGLDRLGGIRAMFVVYALLGLLGGLLYARIPSRPAADAGATAALGPSRHLVFKLAALFSLDAFAGGFVVQSLLALWLFERFGLSLSEAAVFFFWSGVLSALSFPVAAWLSRRIGLINTMVFTHIPSSIALMLAAFAPTLALALAFLLVRAALSQMDVPTRSSYVMAVVTEAERAAAASFTSVPRSLAASASPVLAGALFAASSRAWPLLICGALKIVYDLLLLMQFRRLKPPEEC, from the coding sequence GTGCTGCGGATACACCCTGCGACTTTCCTCTTCGCGGCGCGCGCCCTGCGAGACATCGGCGACGGCTTCGTGGCCGTGCTGTTGCCGATCTATCTGCTCGCCCTCGGATTTACGCCGCTAGAAGTCGGTGTCATCGCGACCGCATCGCTCCTCGGTTCCGCGCTGCTGACGATATGTGTCGGCTTCCTCGGGGCCCGGCACGATCACCGCCAACTTCTGCTGGCTGGCGCGAGCTTGATGATTGCAACAGGTGTGGCCTTTGCCGTTGTCCACGATTACGCGCTGCTGCTGGTCATCGCATTTGCCGGCACGATCAATCCCTCGGCCGGCAGTGTCAGCGTGTTCGTGCCATTGGAGCATGCCGTGCTCACCCGCGAAGTGACGGAGCGTGAGCGAACCAGGATGTTCGCGCGCTATAGCCTCGTAGGCGCGTTCGCCGGAGCGATAGGCGGCCTCGCAGCAGCGGTACCCGACCTTCTTGGCCCAATTGGCCTTGATCGTCTTGGCGGCATCAGGGCGATGTTCGTCGTTTACGCGCTTCTCGGGCTGCTCGGCGGCTTGCTTTACGCGCGCATCCCAAGCCGCCCGGCAGCCGACGCGGGCGCTACGGCCGCGCTCGGCCCTTCGCGCCATCTTGTTTTCAAGCTCGCGGCCCTGTTCAGTCTCGATGCCTTCGCCGGCGGCTTCGTCGTCCAATCACTGCTCGCCCTTTGGCTCTTCGAACGTTTTGGCCTGTCGCTTTCGGAGGCTGCTGTTTTCTTCTTCTGGTCGGGCGTGTTGTCGGCGCTGTCGTTCCCTGTGGCCGCATGGCTGTCGCGACGCATCGGCCTGATCAACACGATGGTGTTCACGCACATACCGTCGAGCATCGCTCTGATGCTGGCGGCATTTGCGCCCACACTAGCCCTCGCGCTTGCCTTTCTGCTTGTCCGGGCCGCATTGTCGCAGATGGACGTGCCGACGCGCTCGTCCTACGTGATGGCCGTTGTCACCGAGGCGGAGCGGGCCGCCGCTGCAAGCTTCACGTCGGTGCCGCGCAGTCTTGCAGCCTCGGCCAGCCCTGTCCTGGCCGGCGCCCTCTTCGCCGCATCATCCCGAGCATGGCCTCTGCTTATCTGCGGGGCATTGAAGATTGTCTACGATCTGCTGTTGCTGATGCAGTTCCGGCGGCTGAAGCCGCCGGAGGAATGCTGA